CCGTCCTGTTCCTCGGCGGCTGGCACGGACCGTTCGGCGCCGACGGGCTCGGCTGGCTCTGGACCGTCCTCAAGACCGCCCTCCTCGCGTTCGTCGTCATCTGGCTGCGCGTCAGCTATCCGCGCCTGCGTGAGGACCAGTTGCAGAGGCTCGCCTGGACCACCCTCGTCCCGCTCGCCCTCGCGCAGATCGCGCTCACCGGCATCGTGAAGGTGGCGATCAACTGATGTCCCCGATCCCCGGATCCGGCCTGGCCAAGGGCCTTGCCGTCACCCTGCGCACGATGACGAGGAAGACCGTCACCGCGCAGTACCCGGACACCCAGCCCGAACTCCCGCCCCGCTCCCGCGGTGTCATCGGGCTGTTCGAGGAGAACTGCACGGTCTGCATGCTCTGCGCCCGTGAGTGCCCCGACTGGTGCATCTACATCGACTCCCACAAGGAGACGTCGCCGCCCGCCGCCCCCGGCGGCCGTGAGCGCAGCCGGAACGTCCTCGACCGCTTCGCCATCGACTTCTCCCTCTGCATGTACTGCGGTATCTGCATCGAGGTGTGCCCCTTCGACGCGCTGTTCTGGTCACCCGAGTTCGAGTACGCGGAAACGGACATCCACGAACTCACCCACGAGCGCGACAAGCTCCGCGAGTGGATGTGGACCGTGCCGGAGCCGCCCGCCCTCGACCCCGGTGCCGAGGAGCCGAAGGAGGTCGCCGCCGCCCGCAAGGCGGCGGACAAGCTCGCCGCCCAACGCGCCCAGGAGCAGCAGGAGCAGCGGAACCAGCAGGAACAGGCAGAAGAGAAGGGAGGGACCCCGTGATGCTGCTCAACGCCACCGCCACCGTGGGCGCCACCGCCACCGCTGCCGCAGGCGACCATCCCGGCTTCCTCTCCCCGTCCGGCGTCGAGATCGCGTTCCTCCTCGTCGGCCTCGCCACCCTCGGCGCCGCCGTCATCACCGTCACGACCAAGCAACTGGTGCACGCCGCGCTCTGGCTCGTCGTGGCGCTCGGCGGACTGGCCGTCGAGTACCTCCTGCTCACCGCGGAGTTCATCGCCTGGGTGCAGGTACTGATCTACGTCGGTTCCGTCGTCGTCCTCCTC
The nucleotide sequence above comes from Streptomyces sp. NBC_01116. Encoded proteins:
- a CDS encoding NADH-quinone oxidoreductase subunit I, with protein sequence MSPIPGSGLAKGLAVTLRTMTRKTVTAQYPDTQPELPPRSRGVIGLFEENCTVCMLCARECPDWCIYIDSHKETSPPAAPGGRERSRNVLDRFAIDFSLCMYCGICIEVCPFDALFWSPEFEYAETDIHELTHERDKLREWMWTVPEPPALDPGAEEPKEVAAARKAADKLAAQRAQEQQEQRNQQEQAEEKGGTP